AACCCTAGAACTGAGCCGTCCTGCTCAGAGGAAGCCACCGATTTAAACTGCTGCGGCGGAGGAAGAACCGGCGGTTGAACGATGGGCTTCTGAGACACGGCGGAAGGAGATTCAGGTGGTTTTGGAGTCGCCGGAGGAGTCATGAAGACAGTGTAAGGCCCGATTTTGCCGATGACAGGCGGAGGTGTTGATGGGTCTCTGTTGATCGGCATCTTGAG
The nucleotide sequence above comes from Brassica napus cultivar Da-Ae chromosome A9, Da-Ae, whole genome shotgun sequence. Encoded proteins:
- the LOC106374658 gene encoding uncharacterized protein LOC106374658 isoform X2, encoding MPINRDPSTPPPVIGKIGPYTVFMTPPATPKPPESPSAVSQKPIVQPPVLPPPQQFKSVASSEQDGSVLGFFKNAATKVQNAHSSVDDHLVRWFGLNQSKYQWALDEYYEGKGSSEMKSVEAKEMPGKVQSV